Part of the Gracilimonas sp. genome is shown below.
TGGTTTGAACGGAATCGGGGTATTCGTCCGGGAATAAAAAGACGGCACCCAGCAAAATTTCCTGCTTGGGAATTCCTAAAAACTCCATCACTTTAGGTTTTCGCAAGCATCCTCCAGACGACCAGTAGTTGGTAATGCCTTTTGCCGTGGCTGCCAGAAGCAGGTTTTGAATGGCCGCTCCGGTGGCTGCAATGTGTTCCATGTTTTTCACGTTAGGATGAAATTTTCTGGACAAAGATCTTGGCCGCTCGGGCAGCCAGGTAGATAAGATCAATGCATCGGCTGCGGCTAGCATTTGCTTAATGCCATCGCTGGCTTTCATGGGCTCGTCCTTCTTCAGGCTTTTCAGTAAATGACGACAACTATCCCCATCCAATACGTGAAACCGCCACGGTTCCGCGCCGGTCAGCTTCTTTTTTTGATGACTTTCCGCACTTTGATAATGAAAGGGTGCCTGCCCGGCAAGCTCAATCAGCCGCTCGATGGTTTTGTTAAAATCTGCTCCTTTAGTAACCGGCAAAGGTTCATCCGGATTTGCCCTCAATTTCAGGGTCCGGCGTTTTTGTATGGCTTCTTCCGTATTCATTACTGCTTGTTCATTTTACAATCATTCCAGGATATAATTTTTCGCCACCTGCTTGTATTCCTTCACTTCCTGTTCCACCCAGCTTTCATCTTTGCCGAATTCCTGCGCCAACAGCCGGCCTACTTCAGGGGCCATTTCCACACTGGCTTTGGCATCCAGCAGCAGAGCTCTTGTCCGTCGTGAAAGTACATCTTCGATGGTTTGAGCCAGCTCATTACGCACCGCCCAAATCACCTCTGCTTTTATGTAGGGGAGATCGGGGTGAAGTTGTTCACCCAGTTCTTCATTTTCGTCAATCAGTTTTTGCAGGGCTACCTTATCCGATCCATATACAAACAGGTGATCCTTACGGTCCACATTCTTCAGCCAGCCGTGAATCCGAAGGTCTTTGGTCGGGCATTCTTTTACCTCTAAACCAGCTACCAACGCTGCCCGGTCGATAGTGTCCTCCGCCATCTTGCGGTACGTCGTCCATTTTCCACCGGCTATGGTTACCAGCCCCGATTCAGATACCTGCAGGTGATGACTTCTGGATATTTCAGAGGTCTTTTTAACATCCGGAGGTTTTACCAGGGGGCGTAAACCTGCAAACACACTTTTCACATCTTTACGGGATGGGTTTTTGGTGAGATACTGGGCAGCATGCCGTAATATAAATTCAATTTCCTCTTCGAGTGCCACTGGTTCCAGCGTGGGTTTTTTAATTGGGGTGTCAGTAGTACCCACAATCACCTTATTGTGCCACGGAACGGCAAACAAAACCCGACCGTCATCGGTATGGGGAACCATAATGGCCGACTCGCCCGGCAGAAAATCTTTATCCAGCACCAGATGAATTCCCTGGGCACACTGGATTATGTTCTCATGGTTCTGCTCATCCATTTTCACAATATGATCGGTGAAAATGCCCGTAGCATTGATCACCACCCGGGCATTAATTTCATGATCTTCCCCGTTCAGCATATCCCGGGCTTGGAGTCCTTCTATAAAACCCTTTCCATTTTTTTTAAGCCCCGTCACTTTCATGTAGTTCAGCGGATAGCCTCCTTCATCAGCAATCGTTTGGGCGAGATTTATGGAAAGGCGGGAGTCATCAAACTGGCCGTCATAATACATTACCCCACCGCGCAGATCTTTGGGCTCCAGCGTGGGGATTTTTTCCAGGGTTTTTTCTTTGGAGAGGTTTTCAGATTTCTTGATCCCAAGCTTTCCGGCCAGCGCATCATATACTTTCAACCCAACCCCATAAAACGGACCGTTCCACCATTCATAACTGGGCACTATAAAGGACTGATGGTTAACCAGGTGCGGGGCATTCTGAATAAGCAGTCCGCGCTCGTGCAGGGCTTCAATTACCAGCGAAACATCTCCCTGCTGCAAATACCGCACGCCGCCATGTACCAGCTTGGTACTACGACTGGATGTACCTTTAGCAAAATCATGCATTTCAAGAAGCAGCGTTTTATAACCGCGGGAAGCGGCATCAACGGCACACCCCAAACCGGTAGCCCCGCCACCGATCACCACTATATCCCAAAAGTCGTTGTAGTTCTTTATCTCCTTAAGAAATGCTGCTCTTTTCATTTATGCTCCCCTTTACTCATTCATGACTTTATTATACGATTCTCTGCCGACTTCCAATATTTCTTTGGCGTGATCAAAATCGAACATGCCGCTGGCATTTCGGGGTATTTCAATCAGCTTGTCTGGTTTATGGATATCGATCATCAGTTCGGTGAGCCGATCCTGGGTAAAACTGAAGGTGCTGTCCATGAGCTCAATGAGTGAAAAAGACTCTTCTTCCTGCTCTGTTTTTTGTTTCTTTTTCCGCTTTTCTCTTACCGCATCAGGCAACAGGTTCTCAAACCATTGTTGTACTTCCTGAATACGATCCGGGCCGGGTTTTCTGTCATATGCCGGATTGTACCTTCCGTTCAGGTTTACCGCTACAATGATAGCATCGTCCCGTTTTTCCACAAGATTTATGGGAAGGGGATTGAGCACGCCGCCATCTACCAACACCCGGCCGTTATCAACTACAGGAACAAAAAATCCCGGAATAGAAACGGAGGCTCTCAGTGCCTTATATAAATCTCCCGACTTAAAATGGACCTCCTCGTTGTTCTTCATGTCGGTGGCAACAGCCGTAAAGGGAATTTCAAAATCCTCAATACTGAATTTTCCGGTTACCTCCAGGTGCTTGGCAAAAAGCTTTTCTCCTTTTATAAATCCCTGCTTGGTGAAGGTGAAATCCAGCAGTTCAAAAACATCCCTGCGGGAAAGACTGGTGAGCCATTTTTTGTATTCCGGTAGCTGCCCCGCTGCATAGATACCCCCAACAACAGCACCCATTGAGCAGCCAATTACTTCGATGATTTCATATCCTTGTTTTTCCAGTTCCTCGATAACGGCAATATGAGCAATCCCGCGTGCACCGCCACTTCCTAAAACTAAATGGACTTTCTTCTTCATATTGATTTCAACATTATCTCTTTAACATCAGTGAGACTTTCTACCTGATCAAAATCTGCGCTGATTTCACCCAATATAAACAAGGGCACTTTATTTCGTGTATGTGTTTTTGTGGAGAGGTCTTCCAGGTTGCCATGATCACTGGTGATAACCAGGGTATCTGAGCTGCGCTTTTCTTTAATGATTTGCAGAAGAAACTCATCCAGCGGTTTCAGCACCCGTTCGGCATCTTCCGGGCTTTGGTTGTGGCCGGCTTTGTCGGTCAGGTAATATTCATAGAGCACCAGGTCATAATCAGGTACTACATTCAGCAGGCGATTTGCGGCCTCGTTTGGGGTGATTTTCGGGATATCAATGCCCAGTTTCTCACGCCAGGCATTTTGCACAATTTCAGCGGTAAGAGCAGTTTCATTCAGAACATCTTCGGTGGAATTCAGCTTCAGGTCTGCACTTTTGGTCATTAACGTCGTACAGCTCCATCGGTTTCTTTTTTGAGCATGCTCAAAAAAGATGGGCGGATAAGCGTTCATGAAATATGGTTTCTTGCCCATCTCCTTCACCCCATGAAAAACACTCTCTTTCTTTAGGAAAGGCTTGATCCCTGAGTGAGGGAAAGGACCAAAATGCTTTCCAATTTCTTTGGCAGCATTTCGTCCGGTAAAAAGAGCCGTTTGCCCGGTTCCGCTTTGGGGTAATCCTTCTACTCCCAAGTTGGCATCTATCGGTTTATAAAGATGATCTTTCTGCTGTACCGGCTTTGCTTCTTTGCTGAAATGACCATCGGTAAGAATTTCAAACGACTCATACCTGTTTTCAAAAAATGGATTAGAAGAATCTTTCTCACCAAGCCCAACTCCATCTATAAATATGAATATAACCGCCATTTATTTCTCCAGGATGATGGTTACCGGTCCGTCATTTTCCAGCTTCACATTCATCATGGCTCCGAATTCTCCGGTTTGGATGCCCAGGTCAGTATTGGTTTTAAACCATTCTATCATATCCTCATACATCGGTTGGGCTTTTTCGGGTCGCGCTGCTTCTATAAAGCTTGGCCTTGTGCCCTTGTCAGCATTGGCATATAAAGTGAATTGAGATACCACCAGAATACCGCCACCCACATCTTGTACCGAATGATTCATTTTTCCTTCTTCATCCTCAAAAATTCGTAGCTTGGCAATCTTGTTACACATCCACTCCAGTTGTTCATCGGTGTCGTCTTCGTGGATTCCAAGTAATACTAAAAGTCCCTGATCAATGGCCCCTGTTATTTCATTATCGACCATAACGGATGATGATTTCACGCGCTGAATAACTGCTTTCATAAACTGTGGATATGTGGATTACTATGTGGATTACTCATTAACAAAAGTTGGATAACTAAAATGCCGCAAAGTTGTACACAAGTTTCCACAATCAAACCGGATAATCAACATTCAAAAAGAATAACTTTTGGTGTTGACGGTTGTGAACACGGTTTTATGTAAAAAATATATGCGTATGTGAACAACAATTTCATAACCGGTTTAACTTATTGATTTTTATCAGCAGGTTTCCCACAAAAATATCCACATGTTTTTAAGGTGGCCGGTAAAATTCAGGATAAAAAAGTTATCCACTTATCCACAGTCTCTACTACTACTACAAAAACTATAAATCTCATACTTATTGTATTATGCTGTGGAAAAGAAAGCCAAAAAGTTCTTAAAACACTCTCTTAAAGATTCTATATTTAGATTGTTCTTTAAGCAATATATTCTTCCAAAATGAATAACCAATTTCCCATAGGTAAACCTTCTTTTTCTGAGGACTACACTCAGGAAGATCTGGATCAATGGCTTGATGATATTGCTTTATTGCCAGAGCGTATCCGAGAAGAAATTGATGGATGTTCGGATGATGTATTACTTACTCCGTATCGGGAGAACGGCTGGACAGTCAGGCAAGTAATCAGTCATTTGCTTGATAGTCATTTAAACACCATAGTTCGTTTAAAAACAGCCCTGACGGAAGATAACCCCACGATTCGACCTTACAAACAGGATGGATGGGCCCATGTAGATTTTCAGTTCGAAATTCCATTGGAACTCACGCTGGATATGCTTGAAAATACCCATGAAATGATAGTTCGTATTTATCAAAGCCTGAATGAAAACCAATGGGAGCGAACCTATACGAACCCAGAATCCGGAGAAACATTTACGCTGGCAAGATCTGCTTATCACTATGCCTGGCATTCCAATCATCATTTAGCACATATCCGATTGGTTACCCAAAGTGAGGAATGAGTAATACTTAACCTTTAGTGTTTTAGAGCCTTCATGGCAAATTCAAATAAACGATT
Proteins encoded:
- a CDS encoding YfiT family bacillithiol transferase, with protein sequence MNNQFPIGKPSFSEDYTQEDLDQWLDDIALLPERIREEIDGCSDDVLLTPYRENGWTVRQVISHLLDSHLNTIVRLKTALTEDNPTIRPYKQDGWAHVDFQFEIPLELTLDMLENTHEMIVRIYQSLNENQWERTYTNPESGETFTLARSAYHYAWHSNHHLAHIRLVTQSEE
- the dtd gene encoding D-aminoacyl-tRNA deacylase, encoding MKAVIQRVKSSSVMVDNEITGAIDQGLLVLLGIHEDDTDEQLEWMCNKIAKLRIFEDEEGKMNHSVQDVGGGILVVSQFTLYANADKGTRPSFIEAARPEKAQPMYEDMIEWFKTNTDLGIQTGEFGAMMNVKLENDGPVTIILEK
- a CDS encoding glycerol-3-phosphate dehydrogenase/oxidase, which translates into the protein MKRAAFLKEIKNYNDFWDIVVIGGGATGLGCAVDAASRGYKTLLLEMHDFAKGTSSRSTKLVHGGVRYLQQGDVSLVIEALHERGLLIQNAPHLVNHQSFIVPSYEWWNGPFYGVGLKVYDALAGKLGIKKSENLSKEKTLEKIPTLEPKDLRGGVMYYDGQFDDSRLSINLAQTIADEGGYPLNYMKVTGLKKNGKGFIEGLQARDMLNGEDHEINARVVINATGIFTDHIVKMDEQNHENIIQCAQGIHLVLDKDFLPGESAIMVPHTDDGRVLFAVPWHNKVIVGTTDTPIKKPTLEPVALEEEIEFILRHAAQYLTKNPSRKDVKSVFAGLRPLVKPPDVKKTSEISRSHHLQVSESGLVTIAGGKWTTYRKMAEDTIDRAALVAGLEVKECPTKDLRIHGWLKNVDRKDHLFVYGSDKVALQKLIDENEELGEQLHPDLPYIKAEVIWAVRNELAQTIEDVLSRRTRALLLDAKASVEMAPEVGRLLAQEFGKDESWVEQEVKEYKQVAKNYILE
- a CDS encoding nitroreductase family protein produces the protein MNTEEAIQKRRTLKLRANPDEPLPVTKGADFNKTIERLIELAGQAPFHYQSAESHQKKKLTGAEPWRFHVLDGDSCRHLLKSLKKDEPMKASDGIKQMLAAADALILSTWLPERPRSLSRKFHPNVKNMEHIAATGAAIQNLLLAATAKGITNYWSSGGCLRKPKVMEFLGIPKQEILLGAVFLFPDEYPDSVQTKPGKNTDARGNLTDYMEWVKL
- a CDS encoding patatin-like phospholipase family protein codes for the protein MKKKVHLVLGSGGARGIAHIAVIEELEKQGYEIIEVIGCSMGAVVGGIYAAGQLPEYKKWLTSLSRRDVFELLDFTFTKQGFIKGEKLFAKHLEVTGKFSIEDFEIPFTAVATDMKNNEEVHFKSGDLYKALRASVSIPGFFVPVVDNGRVLVDGGVLNPLPINLVEKRDDAIIVAVNLNGRYNPAYDRKPGPDRIQEVQQWFENLLPDAVREKRKKKQKTEQEEESFSLIELMDSTFSFTQDRLTELMIDIHKPDKLIEIPRNASGMFDFDHAKEILEVGRESYNKVMNE
- a CDS encoding alkaline phosphatase family protein — protein: MAVIFIFIDGVGLGEKDSSNPFFENRYESFEILTDGHFSKEAKPVQQKDHLYKPIDANLGVEGLPQSGTGQTALFTGRNAAKEIGKHFGPFPHSGIKPFLKKESVFHGVKEMGKKPYFMNAYPPIFFEHAQKRNRWSCTTLMTKSADLKLNSTEDVLNETALTAEIVQNAWREKLGIDIPKITPNEAANRLLNVVPDYDLVLYEYYLTDKAGHNQSPEDAERVLKPLDEFLLQIIKEKRSSDTLVITSDHGNLEDLSTKTHTRNKVPLFILGEISADFDQVESLTDVKEIMLKSI